DNA from Chloroherpetonaceae bacterium:
CAAGTTCTCTTGGATGGAGCTATCCTTATTTGATTTCACTTTTAGGAGCAGTGGTGAGTTACTTATTAATTGGTTGGCTGGAAAAGAATGGATCGACATCCCTTAGACGATATAAACGCTAAGAGATTTTTTTCTTAATTCTTGTGAATGAAAGAGCTTGGGCGTATTTTTGATGCTCTTTATTTAAGGGCAATTAGCTCAGTTGGTTAGAGCGCATGCTTCACACGCATGAGGTCAGAGGTTCGACTCCTCTATTGCCCACCAACAACTCACAAGAACCCTTCGCAATGATTTCCAATGTCGATAACCAAAGACAATACCTTGACTCACCGAAAGATACGCCATTCAAAATCGTTTATTTTCTCATTGCTTTTGCTTGGTATTCCTTTTCTTGATGCATGCAGAACAACTGAGAAAATGTCAGAAGATGAGGCACTTTTTTACGCAGAGAGAAACATCATTTTTTTAGATTTATCAATGAGGCTTTATAAAGGCTTGGAAATTGGAATAAGGGATGCAAGTAATAAGCAAATGGAATTAAGGAGTGATAGTCAAAAAACTTTTCGCCCAACTCCGGTGATGATTTCAAATGCTGCGATTGCTAATTCAATAGGAAGAAGAAAAACATTTCAAGAGGATTTCACATCAGCCTTGAAAGAATTTGTAAGTTCAAATCGCCTTTTCTCTTTAAGAACTCATTTGAATAATGAAACCGCTCTTATTCAAATTAATCCGCGCTTTTCAGTAAAATCTATTGAGCGAAGCGACGAAAATGAAAGGTGGAAAGTTCAAATTGCAGTGGCGTATTCGTTTGAGATTAGTCTGAATCATGAAATCCTAAAATCCGGTGTAGATCACTTTATTTATACTGCATACGCGCACCAAGAAAATGCGGAGTGGTTAAAAAACGAATTCGCTGAAGATGAAGCAATGCAACATAAGAGCAATTTTTGGGGAGAAATTCTTATCCCCTTAACCGTTTCCTCAGCGGTTGGAATCATTGTATATTTATTTTTTTCAGTTCGAACCAATTAACCATTTGCGCATTGCTTCGAGTTAATTCGAAGTCTAATAAGATTCATGAAAGCATCCAACAAAAATTTATTCTGTTTCCAGAAAGCAGTCAGTTTTTTTTTAATTAGCCTATTTATCCTTTCTATTGTTTCTTCCTGCAAATCGGTAGAAGGACCGGCAACGAACACCTTGCCCGATTTATTTGCCTATGCCAAAAGGCTTTACGAATACGGGGCTTATTCAGACGCGAATTTAGAGCTTCAGAAACTGACTTATACTTCTCGTGCGACTGAGTATGAGGATGATGTTCAGTTTTATTTAGGGTTAAGCTATTATCAAAACCGTCAGTTTTTACTTTCTTCCGATGCTTATCAAACATTGCTGCGAAATGTACCCGGCTCGCCCTATGGTAAGCAAGCTTTCTTTGGAATCGCTAGTTGTTATTATTCACTTTCTCCTACTTATGCTCTTGACCAAGAGTACACTCGGCGCGCAATCTCTCAATATCAAGCTTTTCTCGAAACCTATCCACCCCCAGACTCCGCTAAAATTGCCGAGGAAATCGACAACCTCAAAACACTCTTAGTAGCAACTGACGATAGCACACGAAAAACGCGGTATAATGATTTAATTTCAAGGTTGCAGGCTCAATATGGGCAATTAGACACCCTTCGATTAGCAGAAGAAAGAATTCAAATTTGCAGAGCCAAGCTTGCCCGCAAAACATTAGAAACTGCCAAGCAATATGTGAATCTTCGCGCCTTTCGCTCAGCCACACTTTATTTTGACGAAGTGATGACGAGTTTTTCGGATAGCGAACTTTACGAAGAAGCTCTTTTGGGGAAAATTGATATGCTAAGAATTCGTAAGCGGTGGCAAGATGCAATGGCTGAAATTGAAAAGTATGAAGATCGATTTCCAGCGAAAAAAAATGTAGTTGAGTCGGTCAAGAGAACCGTTGAGAGCGAATTGAGTGGAACGCAATCAGCACTTCAATATTGATCTTAAGAATTTCATGATGCACATTGCTTTGTTTGGCGGCTCCTTTGACCCACCACATTTGGGTCATTTTGCAATGGCACTTTTAATTCGAGAATTGTTTTCTCCCGATCAAATCCTTTTAAGCGTTTCCCAAAACCCATTCAAGACAGATTCAAGTGCAGAAACTTATCATCGTGTTGAGATGACCAAGTTAATGGCTCGTGAATTGAATAAAACAGGAGAGGTTTTTGAAGTGTTTGATTGGGAATTATCGAGACCCGCTCCCTCCTTTACCATCGATACCATTCGTTATATTCACGGGCAAAACCCTACTGCCCAATTAACACTCTGTATTGGCGAAGATAACTTCAATTTATTTTCGAAATGGAAGAACTATGAAAAAATTCTTACTTATGCTTCGCTTGCTGTGTTCAAAAGGCCAAGTCAAAACGGGCAGCCAATAAATGATTCATTTCTTATTGCACCAGAAGACTTGGAGAGGAAAGTTACGGTTATAGACTTCAATTCGGATTTTTCATCTTCGGAAATCAGAAAGAACTTAGCGACAGGTGAGTCTGTCGATGAAGGACTTTTGCCGGAGGTACTTCAATATTTGCGTAAACACTGCTTGTACAATGTGATGGGGTAGCAGGCCCCATTAAACCAATTTCGCGGTAATCATTTATGAATTTCACCGATTCTATTTTTTCGTCCCTTGAGCCGCATCCCAAAGACTTCCCCATATTTTTAAGTGCGCTTGCGATCATTTTCTCTCAACTTCTTATCACAGAGTTTTTGAAGCGAAAAAATATTATGAGCGCAGCGCATACGCGGAAAGTGATTCACATTCTGACAGGCGTTTTAATTTTTATTGCGCCAAATTTTTTTCATACCGGATTTTATCCTGCCTTGATTCCCTTAATATTTATTCCCATTAATCTCATTGCCGTTCGATTCGGTTGGTTTGAATCCATTCACGGCTCTGAAAGAGGTGAACTAACAAATCAGAACAAGATTGAGCATAACTATGGCACGGTTTATTATCCTTTCGCTTTTTTGATTTTAGTTGTACTGTTTTGGGGTTCACACACTTGGGTAATTCAGGTTTCAATGTTGGTATTGGCCATTGGAGATGCTGGGGCGTCACTTTTTGGAGAAAGTGTGAAGAAGCCTCATTTCTACAATTTGGCAGGGCGTGAATCAAAACCCAAAACAATAGAAGGTTCATTAATGATGTTTGGGCTTAGCCTTGTAATCATTTATCTCTCGCTGAAATTTTTTAAGCAGGAATCACTTGCCCTTCTTTCGATTGACGACAAAACACTTTTCGTGCTTTCAATTTCCCTTGCCTTGATTGCTACAGCCACAGAAGCACTTCTTTCCGGAGGAATCGATAATCTTTTTGTCCCTCTTTCCGTGGCTTATCCAATGGTGATTTTTGATATTCAAGGTGCTGAAATGATTCGAAATATTATTTTGGCAACTTGTATTTCTTTTCTCTTTGTTAGACTTTCTGTATGGCTGAAATTCCTTAATGCGAGCGGGGGAACCGCCACCTTTCTTTTCGGTGCAAATATTTTTTGTATGGGAGGCGTAAAGTGGACCGTACCTGTTTTAGCATTCTTTTTACTTTCTTCAATTCTTTCCAAAGTTGGGAAGGCTAGAAAAAAGAAATTTGATTTAATCTTTGAAAAAGGGTCACAGCGAGATGCTGGTCAGGTGTATGCGAATGGAGGGATTGCTTGGTTAATAATGATTTGGTATTCTTTTACTCCAGAACCAATTCTTTTCGTCGCGTTTTTGGGCACCCTTGCCGCGGTTCAAGCCGATACGTGGGCAACTGAAATTGGGACGATGTTGCGGAACCCTAAGCCTGTTTCAATTATTTCTTTTAAGCCAGTGGCACCCGGAACTTCCGGAGGTATTACGGTCACAGGTACATCCAGTGCGTTTCTGGGTGCCGCAGTGATTGCGTTAAGCGGGTGGTTGATTGCAAGCAGTGAAATCCGGAGTCTCTTTGGGGATGGTTCATCAAGCGGGTTGCTCGAGGCGATTGGATGTATCGGTTTGGCGGGGTTAATTGGAAGCTTGATTGATAGCTTCTTAGGTGCAACAGTTCAAGCAATGTATTTCGATGAAATTCGCCAAAAGGAAACTGAGCGAACACATTCGCGTAAAGAGGATGGGACACCCATTGAAAACCGACTCATTAAAGGATACCTTTGGGCTGACAATGATTTGGTGAATTTAATTTGTGCAATATCCGGTGCAGGAATATCTGTTATCATCTATTCCTTAATTTAATTTGACTTTATTTACAAACTGAACTTTAATTGATATTTACCCAAATGGTTTTATGAAGATTGATATGAAAAAAAACGGAATTTTATTGCTCTCTGCGTTACTCATTGCTTCACTAATTTTCACAGAATCAAGTTCGCTTTATGCACAAACATCTGCCGGCAGTAGCGCAACAACAGAGGCACGATATCTTTACAACATGCCTACAGCCGGAGTTTTAAAGAGAGGAACTTACGCAATTGAAGGTTGGGCGCATAGCGAAGGAGGAACCATTTTACTTGCAAGTGTCGGCCTTTCAAATCGATTCACTTTTGGAATTTCGTATGGTGCTACAAATCTCATTGGTTCAGGAAATCCAAAGGGGAATAAGTACCCCGGCGTAATGGCACGATATCGATTGTTGGATGAAGAAATCGCATTTCCTGCAATAACATTAGGATTCGAATCTCAAGGAAGAGGAAATTGGATAGGAAATCGGTATGAACGGAAAGCGCCCGGACTTTTTGCCGTCGCATCCAAAAATTTTGAAATGCTTGGGTTTATCACTTTTCACGGTGGTGTGAGTTATAGTGCATTAGAAAGAGAAGATGATGCGAGCCCTAATTTCTTTTTTGGGGTTGAAAAAACAATTGGTCAAGAAATTTCGATATACGGGCAATTCGATGCAGGTCTCAATGATGACACAACGCCTTCTTTTGGAAACGGAAGAGGCTTTTTAGATTTGGGCGTTCGATGGTTTGCCGGAAGTGGAATTACAATCGAAGTAAATTTTTCGAATGTGCTTGATAACTACAAAAACATTGGTGCCATTAATCGAAGCATTCGTTTGGAGTATGTAGGTTTGTTTTAGAATGAGGTCTATGAATTTTCTTGGAGTAAGTCAATGATTTTTTGATCCTCGGAATACTCTTTTGTTTTAATCGACTTTAATTCAACCAAGCGATTTA
Protein-coding regions in this window:
- the bamD gene encoding outer membrane protein assembly factor BamD gives rise to the protein MKASNKNLFCFQKAVSFFLISLFILSIVSSCKSVEGPATNTLPDLFAYAKRLYEYGAYSDANLELQKLTYTSRATEYEDDVQFYLGLSYYQNRQFLLSSDAYQTLLRNVPGSPYGKQAFFGIASCYYSLSPTYALDQEYTRRAISQYQAFLETYPPPDSAKIAEEIDNLKTLLVATDDSTRKTRYNDLISRLQAQYGQLDTLRLAEERIQICRAKLARKTLETAKQYVNLRAFRSATLYFDEVMTSFSDSELYEEALLGKIDMLRIRKRWQDAMAEIEKYEDRFPAKKNVVESVKRTVESELSGTQSALQY
- a CDS encoding DUF92 domain-containing protein, producing the protein MNFTDSIFSSLEPHPKDFPIFLSALAIIFSQLLITEFLKRKNIMSAAHTRKVIHILTGVLIFIAPNFFHTGFYPALIPLIFIPINLIAVRFGWFESIHGSERGELTNQNKIEHNYGTVYYPFAFLILVVLFWGSHTWVIQVSMLVLAIGDAGASLFGESVKKPHFYNLAGRESKPKTIEGSLMMFGLSLVIIYLSLKFFKQESLALLSIDDKTLFVLSISLALIATATEALLSGGIDNLFVPLSVAYPMVIFDIQGAEMIRNIILATCISFLFVRLSVWLKFLNASGGTATFLFGANIFCMGGVKWTVPVLAFFLLSSILSKVGKARKKKFDLIFEKGSQRDAGQVYANGGIAWLIMIWYSFTPEPILFVAFLGTLAAVQADTWATEIGTMLRNPKPVSIISFKPVAPGTSGGITVTGTSSAFLGAAVIALSGWLIASSEIRSLFGDGSSSGLLEAIGCIGLAGLIGSLIDSFLGATVQAMYFDEIRQKETERTHSRKEDGTPIENRLIKGYLWADNDLVNLICAISGAGISVIIYSLI
- the nadD gene encoding nicotinate (nicotinamide) nucleotide adenylyltransferase, which gives rise to MMHIALFGGSFDPPHLGHFAMALLIRELFSPDQILLSVSQNPFKTDSSAETYHRVEMTKLMARELNKTGEVFEVFDWELSRPAPSFTIDTIRYIHGQNPTAQLTLCIGEDNFNLFSKWKNYEKILTYASLAVFKRPSQNGQPINDSFLIAPEDLERKVTVIDFNSDFSSSEIRKNLATGESVDEGLLPEVLQYLRKHCLYNVMG